The DNA region GGCGTGGTTCGTGATCGAGGCGCCGACGTCCGGTGTCGTCCACCTGGGCTGGACCCGCGCCGTCGGGGACGACGAGCTCACCCGGTGGGTCGACGAGCAGGACGTCGCGGCGATGCTAGGCGCGATGCACGCCCTCGACGTCGCGGCCGGGGACAGCGTGTACGTGCCGCCGGGCACGGTGCACGCGATCGGCCAGGACATCTTCCTGGTCGAGGTCCAGCAGGCGGCGGACCTGTCGGTCCTCCTGGAGTGGACGGGCTTCTTCGCCGACAGCTCGGGTGCGTTCCTCGGGGTCGAGCGTGCCGCGGCCCTCGGTTGCGTCGACCTGCACGGGATGTCCCGCACGGACGCGGAAGCGCTCGTCCGGCGCGGCGCGCTGGAGTCCCCGGTCGGCGCGGACCTGCTGCCGGAGGAGTCGCGCGAGTACTTCTCGGCGACGGTCCTCGGCGCGGGCTCGACCCTCCCCGCGGAGTACCGGACGCTCGTGGTCATCGCCGGCACCGGCGTCCTCGTGCCCGCCACGTCCAGGCACTCGCCGGTCGTCGCGGTGGGCAGGGGTGGCACCTTCGCGGTGCCGGCGGCAGCCGGGCCGCTGGTCCTGGAGGGGTCCGACGACCTGAGGGTGCTCGCCTTCGGCGCAGGCCGTGTCGAGCCCGGCGCCGCCCAGTAGCGACCACGTCCGACGGCGGGCGTGCGCACGTCTGGAGATCGGCGTCTGCGACCGACGCGGCACACAACCGCAACAAGGCGCACGGCGGGCTTGCCCCTGGGGGCCAGAGTGCCGTCTCGACCGGGTGGACCGGTCCAGATCACAGGATGGTTACGGCATCTGCCCGTTCTTGACGGCTCACGGATCGCCGCCCTAGCATGCAGATACGTGCATCAAGCCGCAAAGAGCCGCGAGATACTGCACGACACCGATAGGAGAATCATGAGCAACGAAGCTCACCTCGCACGGCGAGTTCTGCCCTTCCTTGGCGCGGCGACGGCCCTGGCGCTGGTCGCCGGCTGCAGTGGCTCCACCCCGGAGGCCACGACGCCGGACGCGACGACAGGCGGAGAAGCAACAGCAGGTGAAGAGGTCACCCTGGAGTTCGCCCAGTGGTGGGAGCCGGAGCTGCCCGACGGCGCGCTCCGCGGGTTGATGGACACCTTCGAGGCCGAGAACCCGGGCATCACGGTGGAGCTGCTCAGCGGGCCCTACGCCTCGACGAAGGAGCAGGTCGTGGCCGGTGCCGCTGCGGGCACCATGTCGGACGTCGTCGGCCTGGACGGCGCTTGGGTCAGCGACTTCACGAAGCAGGGCGCGCTCGCGGACCTCTCGGCGCTGATGGCCGACGCAGGCTACGACGAGAGCCAGCTGGCCAGCCAGATCCAGATCGACGGCGCCACGTACATGATCCCCGTCGTGAACTTCGTCTACCCGATGTTCACGAACGACGACCTCCTGGCTCAGGCCGGCATCGCGGCACCGCCGACCAACCGTACGGAGTTCGCGGCCGCGGCCGCGGCCATCGGCGGCCTGGGTGACAACACGTCGGGCTGGGTCATGCCACTGTCGCTCGAGGCGCCGAACGGCATCCAGAACGACGTGATGTCGTGGGTCTGGGCGTCGGGCGGCAGCATGCTCGCGGACGGGCAGCCCGACCTGACGAACGACGACGTGACCAAGGCCATGGAGTACCTCAAGGGCCTGTGGGACGCCGGGGTCGTCGCGCCGGGGGCCCTGACCATGAAGGAGCAGGACAAGGTCGAGGAGTTCACCAACGGCCGCGTCGGCATGATGATCGACTCGCTCGCGCACATCAACCTGATCCGGGAGAGCAACCCGGATCTCAACTTCAGCATCTCGGCGCTTCCCGCCGAGGACGGGTTCACCGGCGAGCGGGGTATCCCGTACGCCTCGTGGGGCATCGGCGTCGCCGAGAACTCCGAGCACCCGGCCGAGGCCTGGAAGCTGGTGGACTTCCTCATGAGCGAGACAACCAACGCGGAGCTTGCGTCGGTCGCCTTCGCCTTCCCGGGCAACACCACCGCGGTGCCCGACTTCGTCGAGAGCGACGAGCTCTTCGCCGCCGCGTTCGACATCTACACGAGCGGCTACCCGGCGAACGAGTTCACCGGCCTGCCGGTGGCTGAGCAGCTGATGCGCCTGTTCGACGAGCAGTTCCAGCTGATGCTGGAAGGCGACCAGACCGTCGAGGAGATGCTGCAGGCGTCCCAGGACGCCTGGATGGCCGAGTTCTAGACCGATCGCGGTTCACCAAGGCCGCGCCACGGCAGGTCCCGTGGCGCGGCCGACCACCCAGGAGGCTTGCGCTGTGACACGTGCACTCGTCGATCGCGACGTGCGGATCGAGCCGCAGGCGCGGAGCAGGACGCCGTGGTCGTCGCTCAGGCGGAAGCTCCCGCCCTACGCGTTCGTCTCCCCGACGGCACTCCTGATGTTCGTCCTGATGCTGGTGCCGATCGTCATGGTGATCGGCTACTCGGTCATGGACAACGTCATCATGATCAAGGATCCGCATTTCGTGGGGCTCGCCAACTACCGCGAGATCCTCACGGACCGGGTGTTCTACACCGCCATCCGCAACACCTCCTTCTTCACCGTCGTCAGCGTGGTCGCCCACCTCGTTCTGGGCCTCATGTTCGCGATGCTGCTGAACACGAGCCTGCTGAGCACGCGGACCAAGGCCCTGTTCCGGACCGTGTACGTCCTGCCGTGGCTGTTCACGGTGGCGATCATCGCGGTCCTGTGGCGGATGCTCCTCAACCCCAACGGCATCCTCAACTACCTCCTGATCAGCATCGGTCTCACGGACAACGGGGTCGAGTGGCTCGCGACGCGCGAGACCGCGCTGTATGCGGTCACGTTCATCAACATCTGGGCCGGGTACCCGTTCTACATGGTCAGCCTCCTGGCCGGCCTGCAGGGAATACCCCGTGACCTCTACGAGGCCGCCACGATGGACGGCGCGAGCGGGTTCCAGCAGTTCCTCAACGTCACGCTCCCGCAGCTCAAGCCGATCATCATCTCGATGGCGATGCTCGACATCATCTGGACCACCCAGCAGTTCGCCCTCATCTGGATGACCACCGGTGGCGGACCGATCAACGTCACCGAGATGTTGAGCACGTACACCTACAAGCTGGCCTTCAGCAGGTACGAGTTCTCGGCGGCCTCGGCCAGTGCGGTCCTCATCCTCCTCTTCTCCATGGTCCTGGCGTTCTTCTACGTCAGGCACCAGAAGGCGCGGGACTGACATGTCGAACACCAGGGCGCAGAAGCGTGCTGCACAGAAGCTCGGCGTCGTCGTCGCGCTGGTCGTCGGGGCCGTCTTCGCCGGGTTCCCCGTCTTCTGGATGCTCGTGAGCTCCTTCAAGTCCAACACGGAGATCTTCGAGTACCCACCGAGGATCATCACCGAGAGCTTCTCGTTCGACGCCTATGCGACGATCCTGACCGATCCGGTCAAGGTGCGGTTCTTCATCAACAGCTATGTGGTGTCGCTCTCGGTCACCGCACTGACCCTCATCGTCGCGATCCTGGCCGCGTACGCCTTCAGCCGCTACGAGTTCCGGCACAAGCACCCGCTCAACATGATCATCGTGAGCGTGCAGGCCGTGCCGCCGATCACGCTGCTCATCCCGTACTTCGGTCTCATGGTCACCCTGCGGCTCTACAACACCTATCAGGGCCTGATCCTGACGTACATGGTGTTCACCCTCCCGTACGCGATCATCATGATGACCGGCTATTTCAACACCCTGCCCAGAGAGCTCGACGAGGCCGTCAAGCTGGACGGCGGAAATGCGCTCACCGCACTGCGGCGCGTTCTGGTCCCGATCGCGGTGCCAGGGATCGTCTCGGTCGGCATCTACACCTTCATGATCGCCTGGAACGAGTATCTGTTCGCCCTGACCCTGACGCGGACAGAAGACATGCGGACCGTCCCGATCGGTATCCAGCTGCTCATGGGCCAGCACTCGTACGAGTGGAACGAGATGATGGCGATGAGCATTCTCGGGTGTATTCCCGTGCTCCTGCTCTTCCTCTTCTTCCAGCGGTACTTCATCGGCGGCCTTACCGGTGGCTCGGTCAAGGGCTAGGCCGCAGGATATTCCGGAGCACGTCAACCAACCAAGGAGAAACCCCGAGATGTTGATGAATGGCAAGGACCTTCTCGCCGTGGCGAACGCGAACAACTTCGCCGTCCCGGCCTTCAATGTCAGCGACCACGCGATGCTCAACGGCATCTTCGAGATCAGCGAGGAGAAGCAGGCGCCGGTGATCATCGCGATCCACCCCGATGAGCTCAGCCACATCGGCGTCGACATGTTGCCGTCGATCATCGCCCGCGCGCACCGTTCCTCGGTGCCGGTGACCGTCCACCTGGACCATGGCGCGACCTACGAGCAGGTGCTGCTGGCCGTCAAGAGCGGGTTCACGTCCGTGATGATCGACGGCTCGATCCTGCCGTTCGACGAGAACGTCGCCATCACGAAGCGCGTTGTCGACGCCGCACACGCGGTGGGTCTGTCGGTCGAGGGTGAGCTCGGAACCATCGGCAAGACGGACAACGAGGCGGAGGACGGCACGGCCACGATCATCTACACCGATCCCGAGGACGCGGTGACGTTCGTCGCTGCGACCGGTGTCGACAGCCTCGCCATCGCCATCGGGACGTGCCACGGCATCTACCCCCCGGGGATGAAGGCCGAGCTCAAGCTCGACCTCCTGCGGCGCATCAAGAGCAAGGTCGGCGTGCCGCTGGTGCTGCACGGTGGCTCGAACAACCCGGACGCCGAGATCGGTGAGTCGGTCACGCTGGGCGTAAACAAGATCAACATCTCGAGTGACATCAAGGTGGCTTACCACGACAAGATGCGTGAGGTCCTGGCCGATCTGGGCCTGCGTGAGCCGAACACGATCCAGCCGCCCTGCATCGCGGCGATGAAGGTCACCGCGGCGCAGAAGATCGATCTCTTCCAGGCGGCCGGCAAGGCCTCGCTCTACTGAGCGGGACCATCTCCCATGAGCGACACGCTGGTGCTCGGCCTGGGTGGCACGGTCGACTACGAGATCGTCTGGGACTCGGCGGTCGTCGAGTCGCTCGTCGCGGCGTACGCCATCAGTGCCGCCGAGCTGACGACCGCGATCGCGATCGACAGCGAGCGGGACCTGGTCGTCTCCGTGCTGGCCTTCGTGCGGGACGGTGTCGGAGGAGAGCGGTTCGTCGCCTCCTCCGACATCGTCGAGGCGTTCGCCGGGCGGTTCGACACCCGGATCACGCTGGGGGGGACACCCGTCCGTGCCGCGCTGGCGATGCGCGCGCTGGGTATCACGTCCACGATCCACCTGGTCAGCATCGACGACCACGTCCGCAGGTTGCTGCCGCAGGGCTGCTCGTACATCTGCAGCGCGACGCGGGACTCGACCGATCCGCACCTGATCGTCCAGTTCGGGCAGGG from Cellulomonas sp. KRMCY2 includes:
- a CDS encoding carbohydrate ABC transporter permease, whose product is MTRALVDRDVRIEPQARSRTPWSSLRRKLPPYAFVSPTALLMFVLMLVPIVMVIGYSVMDNVIMIKDPHFVGLANYREILTDRVFYTAIRNTSFFTVVSVVAHLVLGLMFAMLLNTSLLSTRTKALFRTVYVLPWLFTVAIIAVLWRMLLNPNGILNYLLISIGLTDNGVEWLATRETALYAVTFINIWAGYPFYMVSLLAGLQGIPRDLYEAATMDGASGFQQFLNVTLPQLKPIIISMAMLDIIWTTQQFALIWMTTGGGPINVTEMLSTYTYKLAFSRYEFSAASASAVLILLFSMVLAFFYVRHQKARD
- a CDS encoding sugar ABC transporter substrate-binding protein; its protein translation is MSNEAHLARRVLPFLGAATALALVAGCSGSTPEATTPDATTGGEATAGEEVTLEFAQWWEPELPDGALRGLMDTFEAENPGITVELLSGPYASTKEQVVAGAAAGTMSDVVGLDGAWVSDFTKQGALADLSALMADAGYDESQLASQIQIDGATYMIPVVNFVYPMFTNDDLLAQAGIAAPPTNRTEFAAAAAAIGGLGDNTSGWVMPLSLEAPNGIQNDVMSWVWASGGSMLADGQPDLTNDDVTKAMEYLKGLWDAGVVAPGALTMKEQDKVEEFTNGRVGMMIDSLAHINLIRESNPDLNFSISALPAEDGFTGERGIPYASWGIGVAENSEHPAEAWKLVDFLMSETTNAELASVAFAFPGNTTAVPDFVESDELFAAAFDIYTSGYPANEFTGLPVAEQLMRLFDEQFQLMLEGDQTVEEMLQASQDAWMAEF
- a CDS encoding class I mannose-6-phosphate isomerase; the encoded protein is MDRSLQEGILGARAVALTANAPPTFYRGAGRIALFRGGTPDVDERPEDWVASTVTRLGEETAGLTTLVTGRFLRDAVRADPAYWLGPIDRPTPELAVPLVKLLDAGQRLPIHVHPDDAYARTLGVWPQGKAEAWFVIEAPTSGVVHLGWTRAVGDDELTRWVDEQDVAAMLGAMHALDVAAGDSVYVPPGTVHAIGQDIFLVEVQQAADLSVLLEWTGFFADSSGAFLGVERAAALGCVDLHGMSRTDAEALVRRGALESPVGADLLPEESREYFSATVLGAGSTLPAEYRTLVVIAGTGVLVPATSRHSPVVAVGRGGTFAVPAAAGPLVLEGSDDLRVLAFGAGRVEPGAAQ
- a CDS encoding ketose-bisphosphate aldolase yields the protein MLMNGKDLLAVANANNFAVPAFNVSDHAMLNGIFEISEEKQAPVIIAIHPDELSHIGVDMLPSIIARAHRSSVPVTVHLDHGATYEQVLLAVKSGFTSVMIDGSILPFDENVAITKRVVDAAHAVGLSVEGELGTIGKTDNEAEDGTATIIYTDPEDAVTFVAATGVDSLAIAIGTCHGIYPPGMKAELKLDLLRRIKSKVGVPLVLHGGSNNPDAEIGESVTLGVNKINISSDIKVAYHDKMREVLADLGLREPNTIQPPCIAAMKVTAAQKIDLFQAAGKASLY
- a CDS encoding carbohydrate ABC transporter permease, whose translation is MSNTRAQKRAAQKLGVVVALVVGAVFAGFPVFWMLVSSFKSNTEIFEYPPRIITESFSFDAYATILTDPVKVRFFINSYVVSLSVTALTLIVAILAAYAFSRYEFRHKHPLNMIIVSVQAVPPITLLIPYFGLMVTLRLYNTYQGLILTYMVFTLPYAIIMMTGYFNTLPRELDEAVKLDGGNALTALRRVLVPIAVPGIVSVGIYTFMIAWNEYLFALTLTRTEDMRTVPIGIQLLMGQHSYEWNEMMAMSILGCIPVLLLFLFFQRYFIGGLTGGSVKG